In Desulfovibrio sp. 86, the following proteins share a genomic window:
- the phnN gene encoding phosphonate metabolism protein/1,5-bisphosphokinase (PRPP-forming) PhnN — MAQYPGLLVYVVGPSGVGKDSLLTFARRCLTRGEGQDDVHFVRRHITRPAEAGGEDHIALSEEEFSLCAQRGDFILAWQSHGLRYGVHRQVLALLEQGHVAVVNGSREYAQEAARRISPMLVVEIAAQRDVLRSRLEQRGREQGAELEERLTRAAQSLPRMPHHVRIDNSGDLETACRAFTEIIDHARHYAT; from the coding sequence ATGGCGCAGTATCCCGGCCTGCTGGTCTATGTGGTGGGACCTTCCGGCGTCGGCAAGGACAGCCTGCTGACCTTTGCACGGCGCTGCCTGACGCGCGGCGAAGGGCAGGACGACGTGCACTTTGTGCGCCGCCACATCACCCGTCCCGCAGAAGCGGGCGGGGAGGATCACATCGCGCTGAGCGAAGAGGAATTTTCTCTCTGCGCCCAACGCGGGGACTTTATTCTGGCCTGGCAAAGCCACGGCCTGCGCTACGGTGTGCACCGACAGGTGCTTGCCCTGCTGGAACAGGGGCATGTGGCCGTGGTCAACGGCTCGCGGGAATACGCCCAGGAAGCCGCCCGCCGCATAAGCCCCATGCTGGTGGTGGAAATAGCCGCGCAGCGCGACGTTTTGCGCAGCAGGCTTGAGCAGCGCGGCCGGGAGCAGGGGGCGGAGCTTGAAGAACGCCTTACGCGGGCCGCCCAGTCTCTGCCGCGTATGCCCCACCATGTGCGGATAGACAATTCCGGAGATCTTGAAACGGCCTGCCGGGCTTTTACGGAGATTATCGACCATGCCCGTCATTATGCAACGTAA
- the phnL gene encoding phosphonate C-P lyase system protein PhnL, with product MLTVRNLAKTFTLHAQGGVRIEAFSNLNLEAHSGRCLVLHGPSGAGKSTLLRCLYANYKPCEGSILVRHHNGIVDMATATPRAVLEVRRETMGYVSQFLRVIPRVSTLDIVAGQCTAHGEDRNAALEKAAALLDRLNIPQRLWNLAPATFSGGEQQRVNIARGFIRHSPVLLLDEPTASLDAANKRTVITLIAEARARGSAVIGIFHDDEVREAVANTVFHLQPGNNHAS from the coding sequence ATGCTCACAGTGCGCAACCTCGCAAAAACCTTCACCCTGCACGCCCAGGGCGGGGTGCGCATAGAGGCCTTCAGCAACCTGAATCTTGAAGCGCACTCCGGCCGCTGCCTTGTGCTGCACGGGCCGTCCGGAGCGGGCAAGTCAACCCTGCTGCGCTGCCTGTACGCCAATTACAAGCCTTGCGAGGGCAGCATTCTTGTGCGCCACCACAACGGAATTGTGGACATGGCCACGGCCACGCCCCGCGCCGTGCTGGAAGTGCGCCGCGAAACCATGGGCTATGTGAGCCAGTTTCTGCGGGTCATTCCCCGTGTGAGCACCCTGGATATTGTGGCCGGTCAGTGCACGGCCCACGGCGAAGACCGCAACGCCGCGCTGGAAAAAGCCGCCGCCCTGCTGGATCGCCTGAATATTCCGCAACGCCTCTGGAACCTTGCTCCGGCCACGTTTTCAGGCGGCGAGCAGCAGCGCGTCAATATCGCGCGCGGCTTTATCCGGCACAGCCCTGTGCTGCTGCTGGACGAGCCCACCGCCTCTCTGGATGCGGCCAACAAGCGCACCGTCATCACACTGATCGCCGAGGCCAGAGCGCGCGGCAGCGCCGTCATCGGCATCTTTCATGACGACGAAGTGCGCGAGGCCGTTGCCAACACCGTTTTTCATCTGCAACCAGGAAATAATCATGCCTCGTGA
- a CDS encoding glycosyltransferase family 9 protein, with protein sequence MIIINLTRFGDLLQSQALVNDLHKAGLRVGLVCLENFVSAVPLLRHVDIAWPLPGASLLADVSGNWRDAALNLLAFVRRIHHEMPGARVVNLTATLPARLLARMLASQPDGIGGFGMDAEGFGFSGGIWTSFLAGTVLRRLNTPFNLVDTFRMVGAHALSAQEKERMHCASAHENSGGTQESLGGTREDLDGVQKNSDGTQGLAAASGLRPPAEENMRFARALLDEEAASQGISSQCKGFVAMQLGASEARRQWPAAHFAAVGDRLWREAGLCPVLLGSPAEAPLAAAYAQAAQGPHLSAVGRTNIPQLAALLCQCRLLITNDTGTMHLAAGLGIPCLAIFLATAQPWDTGPYLPGCCCLEPAMACHPCPYGRACPYGHACLERIGAQSVGDLVLGWLASGSWDAALHKASGITGEARVWLTEKDSQGFAVVRCLSGHEGEDRSLWLNSQRVFWRQILDSLAEDTADLDAAHMEETDSAPAGALPHGPAYPLTEHQPTIPFSPAFAASVRDCLTQTIQLLGLLEEQGGLVGKSAMAGQLFLRNCERLQSLLDASASFSALGGFWREMRQQRGGDMKDLVQLIRQMKNCVTDLNKII encoded by the coding sequence GTGATCATCATTAATCTGACACGCTTCGGCGATCTGCTGCAAAGTCAGGCCCTTGTCAATGATCTGCACAAAGCTGGCCTGCGCGTGGGTCTGGTCTGCCTTGAAAACTTCGTTTCGGCTGTGCCGCTTCTGCGCCACGTGGATATTGCCTGGCCCCTGCCCGGAGCAAGTCTGCTGGCTGACGTAAGCGGCAACTGGCGGGACGCGGCCTTGAATCTGCTGGCCTTTGTGCGCCGTATTCATCATGAGATGCCCGGAGCGCGCGTCGTCAACCTCACCGCCACGCTGCCTGCCCGCCTGCTGGCCCGTATGCTGGCCTCGCAGCCTGACGGCATAGGGGGCTTCGGCATGGATGCGGAGGGCTTCGGCTTCAGCGGCGGCATCTGGACGTCCTTTCTGGCCGGGACAGTACTGCGCCGCCTCAATACGCCTTTCAATCTTGTGGATACCTTCCGCATGGTCGGAGCGCACGCCCTGTCCGCGCAGGAAAAGGAGCGTATGCATTGCGCCAGTGCCCACGAAAATTCTGGCGGCACGCAGGAGAGTTTGGGCGGCACTCGTGAAGATTTGGACGGTGTACAGAAGAATTCGGACGGTACGCAAGGGCTTGCGGCAGCTTCCGGCCTGCGGCCGCCCGCTGAAGAAAATATGCGCTTTGCACGCGCCTTGCTTGACGAAGAGGCTGCCAGTCAGGGGATTTCCAGTCAGTGCAAGGGTTTTGTCGCCATGCAGCTTGGGGCTAGTGAGGCGCGGCGGCAATGGCCTGCGGCGCATTTTGCCGCCGTGGGCGACCGCCTGTGGCGCGAGGCCGGTCTTTGCCCCGTACTGCTCGGCAGTCCGGCGGAAGCGCCGCTGGCTGCCGCGTATGCGCAGGCGGCGCAGGGGCCGCATTTAAGCGCGGTGGGGCGCACCAATATTCCGCAACTGGCGGCGCTGCTCTGTCAGTGCCGCCTGTTGATCACCAACGATACCGGTACCATGCACCTTGCGGCAGGCTTGGGCATCCCCTGCCTGGCGATTTTTCTGGCCACAGCGCAACCGTGGGACACAGGCCCCTACCTGCCCGGTTGCTGTTGCCTTGAACCGGCCATGGCCTGCCACCCCTGCCCCTATGGCCGCGCCTGCCCCTATGGGCATGCCTGCCTTGAGCGCATTGGGGCCCAGAGCGTCGGCGATCTTGTTCTTGGCTGGCTTGCGTCGGGAAGCTGGGACGCTGCCTTGCATAAGGCCAGTGGCATCACCGGTGAAGCCCGTGTATGGCTGACAGAAAAAGACAGTCAGGGTTTTGCCGTCGTGCGCTGCCTTTCGGGTCATGAGGGCGAAGACCGCAGCCTGTGGCTCAACAGCCAGCGTGTTTTCTGGCGTCAGATCCTTGACTCCCTGGCTGAAGACACGGCAGACCTCGACGCGGCCCATATGGAAGAAACGGACAGCGCGCCTGCGGGGGCATTGCCCCATGGCCCGGCGTACCCCCTGACAGAGCACCAGCCAACTATTCCATTCAGCCCTGCCTTTGCCGCGAGCGTGCGGGACTGCCTGACGCAGACAATACAATTATTAGGCCTGCTTGAAGAGCAGGGCGGCCTGGTGGGCAAAAGCGCCATGGCGGGGCAACTGTTTTTGCGCAACTGCGAACGGCTGCAGAGCCTGCTGGACGCAAGCGCGTCTTTTTCCGCACTGGGCGGCTTCTGGCGCGAAATGCGGCAGCAGCGCGGCGGCGACATGAAGGATCTTGTCCAACTGATCCGGCAGATGAAAAATTGTGTAACAGATTTGAATAAAATAATATAA
- the phnD gene encoding phosphonate ABC transporter substrate-binding protein, which translates to MKLLRLLTLALALAAAGLPALSARAAEPEVLNFGIISTESSQNLRTLWEPFLKRMEQETGLKIRAFFAPDYAGIVTGMQYGKVQLAWYGNKAAIEAVDRADGQIFAQTMDLAGIGGYYSHLIVNRDSPYNSVDDILKDAKNITFSNGDPNSTSGFVIPGYYVFAKNGVDPKDAFKRTLNANHETNALAVANKQVDVATNNSENLERLRATHPDKADLIKVIWTSPLIPGDPLVWRKDLPEETKEKISKFIFNFGVTGPHKAEDLKILADLGWGPFKAATNDHSIPIRQVELFKTRVKIEGDTKLGADEKKAKLAQVDEALAKLNARAEAIKKGS; encoded by the coding sequence ATGAAACTGTTGCGACTGCTTACCCTTGCCCTGGCTTTGGCCGCTGCAGGCCTGCCCGCGCTGTCGGCCAGGGCCGCTGAACCGGAAGTGCTGAACTTCGGCATCATCAGCACTGAATCTTCCCAGAATCTGCGCACGCTCTGGGAGCCCTTCCTGAAACGTATGGAACAGGAAACCGGGCTCAAGATCCGGGCTTTTTTTGCCCCGGACTACGCGGGCATAGTTACCGGCATGCAGTACGGCAAGGTGCAGCTGGCCTGGTACGGCAACAAGGCGGCCATTGAGGCCGTTGACAGGGCCGACGGCCAGATCTTCGCCCAGACAATGGATTTGGCGGGCATCGGCGGCTACTACTCGCACCTTATCGTAAACAGGGATTCTCCTTACAATTCTGTGGACGACATACTCAAGGACGCCAAGAACATCACCTTCAGCAATGGCGACCCCAACTCCACCTCGGGCTTTGTGATACCCGGCTATTACGTCTTTGCCAAAAACGGCGTTGACCCCAAGGACGCCTTCAAGCGCACGCTCAACGCCAACCACGAAACCAACGCCCTGGCCGTGGCCAACAAGCAGGTAGACGTGGCCACCAACAACAGCGAAAACCTTGAACGCCTGCGCGCCACCCACCCGGACAAGGCCGACCTTATCAAGGTGATCTGGACTTCGCCCCTGATCCCCGGCGATCCGCTGGTGTGGCGCAAAGACCTGCCCGAGGAAACCAAGGAGAAAATCTCCAAGTTCATCTTCAACTTTGGCGTCACCGGCCCCCACAAGGCCGAAGACCTGAAAATCCTGGCCGACCTGGGCTGGGGGCCTTTCAAGGCCGCCACCAATGACCACTCCATCCCCATCCGCCAGGTGGAATTGTTCAAGACGCGCGTTAAAATTGAAGGCGACACCAAACTGGGCGCCGATGAAAAGAAGGCCAAACTGGCGCAAGTGGACGAAGCCCTTGCCAAGCTGAACGCCCGCGCCGAAGCCATTAAAAAAGGTTCATAG
- a CDS encoding DapH/DapD/GlmU-related protein yields the protein MNDRFSSPAAVTDSAAAPRVAQDAVLTETTLGRWTDVGPRCLMHGVTLGDYSYVCNDADLMYANVGKFVSIASHVRINPSNHPWWRPTLHHFTYRPGRYGLAAADGPDVDEDIFAWRRQYTVRIGHDVWIGHGAVLLPGVSVGNGAIVGAGSIVTKDVPAWHIVVGNPGAVLRPRFADPGVAERLERQAWWNWPEETLRSNWKLFQLPAEQFLLVAEGLAPYE from the coding sequence ATGAACGACCGTTTCTCTTCTCCTGCGGCCGTGACGGATTCCGCCGCCGCGCCACGGGTGGCGCAGGACGCCGTCCTTACCGAGACGACTCTGGGGCGCTGGACGGACGTGGGGCCGCGCTGCCTGATGCACGGCGTGACCCTGGGCGACTATTCCTATGTGTGCAACGACGCCGACCTCATGTACGCCAATGTGGGCAAATTCGTGTCCATCGCCTCGCACGTGCGCATTAACCCCAGCAATCATCCCTGGTGGCGGCCCACTCTGCACCACTTTACCTACCGCCCCGGCAGATACGGCCTTGCCGCTGCGGACGGGCCGGACGTTGATGAAGATATTTTTGCCTGGCGCAGGCAGTACACCGTGCGCATCGGCCATGACGTGTGGATAGGTCACGGGGCAGTGCTGCTGCCGGGGGTAAGCGTGGGCAACGGGGCCATTGTCGGCGCGGGCAGCATCGTGACCAAGGATGTTCCCGCCTGGCATATTGTGGTGGGCAACCCCGGCGCGGTGCTGCGGCCACGGTTTGCCGACCCTGGCGTGGCCGAGAGGCTGGAACGCCAGGCATGGTGGAACTGGCCGGAAGAAACCCTGCGGAGTAACTGGAAGCTTTTTCAGCTCCCGGCCGAACAGTTTTTGCTTGTGGCCGAAGGGCTGGCCCCATACGAGTGA
- the phnE gene encoding phosphonate ABC transporter, permease protein PhnE encodes MTASEQHLSVNRSWFSLLGWGICLALLAWSWGGAEMNPSALFSDARNMGSFASEFFPPDFSDWRLYLKEMVVTIQVALWGTALAVIFAVPFGILSSDNLVPWWVYQPVRRIMDACRAINEMVFAMLFVVAVGLGPFAGVMALFVHTTGILAKLFSEAVEAIDPQPVEGMRATGALAIEEILYGVIPQVLPLWISFSLYRLESNIRSATVVGMVGAGGIGVVLWEMIRGFYFPQTSAVMLVIIAVVILFDMISQFIRKRFV; translated from the coding sequence ATGACGGCATCCGAACAACACCTGTCGGTCAACCGATCCTGGTTTTCACTACTGGGCTGGGGCATTTGCCTTGCCCTGCTGGCCTGGTCGTGGGGTGGGGCAGAAATGAATCCCTCGGCCCTGTTCAGCGACGCCCGAAACATGGGCTCGTTCGCGAGCGAGTTTTTCCCCCCCGATTTTTCCGACTGGCGACTTTATCTCAAGGAAATGGTGGTCACCATCCAGGTGGCTCTTTGGGGAACGGCCCTGGCGGTGATCTTTGCCGTGCCCTTTGGCATCCTCAGCTCGGACAATCTCGTGCCCTGGTGGGTTTATCAACCCGTGCGGCGCATTATGGACGCCTGCCGCGCCATTAACGAGATGGTCTTTGCCATGCTTTTTGTGGTTGCCGTGGGTCTTGGCCCCTTTGCGGGCGTGATGGCGCTTTTTGTGCACACCACGGGCATTCTTGCCAAACTTTTTTCCGAAGCCGTAGAAGCCATTGACCCCCAACCTGTGGAGGGCATGCGCGCCACCGGGGCGCTGGCCATTGAGGAAATCCTGTACGGCGTCATCCCCCAGGTGCTGCCCCTGTGGATATCCTTCTCGCTCTACCGGCTGGAATCCAACATACGTTCGGCCACGGTGGTGGGCATGGTGGGCGCTGGCGGCATTGGCGTGGTGCTGTGGGAGATGATCCGCGGGTTCTACTTTCCCCAGACGTCGGCCGTCATGCTTGTCATTATTGCGGTAGTGATACTTTTTGACATGATTTCCCAATTCATCCGCAAGCGCTTTGTGTAA
- the phnC gene encoding phosphonate ABC transporter ATP-binding protein, with product MISIENLTRTFGRSRALDNVSLSVGKGEMVALIGASGSGKSTLLRHIAGLTEADKNGGSVHVLGSVMQREGRLARHVRHLRTNIGMIFQQFNLVDRLPVHTNVMLGALGRIPLWRSLLGLFPRQVRSDALKALNRVGIVEKAFQRASTLSGGQQQRAAIARAMVQKARVLLADEPIASLDPESSRKVMELLTEINRQDGITVVVTLHQVDFAIRYCPRTVALKGGCIVYDGPSDRLTPGFLQEIYGASSEELFAHATGGDEESALAPRPSLHQACDAA from the coding sequence ATGATCAGTATAGAAAACCTCACCAGAACGTTCGGCAGAAGCCGCGCCCTGGACAATGTTTCCCTGTCGGTTGGCAAGGGGGAGATGGTGGCCCTTATCGGCGCTTCCGGCTCCGGCAAGTCCACCCTTCTGCGCCATATCGCGGGCCTCACCGAGGCTGACAAAAACGGCGGCAGCGTGCATGTGCTCGGCAGCGTCATGCAGCGCGAGGGACGTCTGGCCCGCCATGTGCGCCACCTGCGCACGAACATTGGCATGATATTTCAGCAGTTCAACCTGGTGGACCGTCTGCCGGTACACACCAACGTCATGCTGGGCGCGCTGGGCAGGATACCCCTGTGGCGCTCCCTGCTGGGCCTGTTCCCCCGCCAGGTGCGCTCGGATGCCCTTAAGGCCCTGAACCGCGTGGGCATTGTGGAAAAGGCCTTTCAGCGCGCCTCCACCCTTTCGGGCGGGCAGCAGCAGCGCGCGGCCATTGCCCGCGCCATGGTGCAAAAGGCCAGGGTTCTGCTGGCCGACGAGCCCATAGCCTCTCTGGACCCGGAATCATCCCGCAAGGTTATGGAACTGTTGACCGAAATCAACCGTCAGGACGGCATCACCGTGGTGGTGACCCTGCACCAGGTTGATTTTGCCATACGGTACTGCCCGCGCACCGTGGCTCTCAAGGGTGGCTGCATCGTGTACGACGGACCTTCGGACAGGCTGACCCCCGGCTTTTTACAAGAAATTTACGGCGCGTCCAGTGAAGAGCTGTTCGCCCACGCCACCGGCGGGGATGAGGAATCGGCCCTTGCGCCGCGCCCCTCCCTGCATCAGGCCTGCGATGCGGCATAA
- a CDS encoding alpha-D-ribose 1-methylphosphonate 5-phosphate C-P-lyase PhnJ, protein MTAQTRHTAAPGVERADAARPQRAASPCAPEAEQGKGFGALAYNFAYLDEQTKRSLRRAILKAVAVPGHQVPFGSREMPMPYGWGTGGIQVSASVMGPDDVLKVIDQGSDDTTNAVSIRAFFRKVAGIATTTETARATIIQTRHRIPEQPLHEGQILVYQVPIPEPLRWLEPSETETRALHALEEYGIMYVKLYEDIARHGEIASSYDYPVLVAGRYVMSPSPIPKFDNPKMRGCPALQLFGAGREKRVYAVPPYTEVKSLDFDDHPFTVQQWDRPCALCGSTTSYLDEVIVDDDGSRLFVCSDTEYCASRRAAGHEGDGMPVVAPGRTERAKS, encoded by the coding sequence ATGACCGCACAAACCCGTCACACTGCCGCACCGGGCGTTGAAAGAGCCGACGCCGCCCGCCCGCAGCGCGCCGCAAGCCCATGCGCGCCTGAAGCGGAGCAGGGCAAGGGTTTTGGCGCTCTGGCGTATAATTTTGCCTATCTGGACGAACAGACCAAACGCTCGCTTCGCCGGGCCATCCTCAAGGCCGTGGCCGTGCCCGGCCACCAGGTGCCCTTCGGCAGCCGTGAAATGCCCATGCCCTATGGCTGGGGCACGGGCGGCATACAGGTTTCGGCCTCCGTCATGGGGCCGGACGACGTGCTCAAGGTCATTGACCAGGGCTCGGACGACACCACCAACGCCGTGTCCATCCGGGCGTTTTTCCGCAAGGTTGCGGGCATTGCCACCACCACGGAAACGGCGCGGGCCACCATCATCCAGACCCGCCACCGCATACCGGAGCAGCCCCTGCACGAAGGCCAGATACTGGTCTATCAGGTGCCCATCCCCGAACCGCTGCGCTGGCTTGAACCAAGCGAAACAGAGACCCGCGCCCTGCATGCCCTTGAGGAATACGGCATCATGTATGTGAAGCTGTATGAAGACATTGCCCGGCACGGAGAAATAGCCTCCAGCTACGACTACCCCGTGCTGGTGGCCGGGCGCTATGTCATGAGCCCCTCGCCCATTCCCAAATTCGACAATCCCAAGATGCGCGGATGTCCCGCCCTGCAGCTTTTCGGAGCCGGACGCGAAAAACGCGTCTACGCCGTGCCCCCCTATACCGAAGTCAAAAGCCTGGACTTTGACGATCACCCCTTCACCGTGCAGCAGTGGGACCGCCCCTGCGCCCTGTGCGGCAGCACCACAAGCTACCTTGACGAAGTGATTGTGGATGATGACGGCTCGCGGCTTTTTGTCTGTTCCGATACCGAATACTGCGCGTCCCGCCGGGCCGCTGGGCATGAGGGCGACGGCATGCCCGTGGTGGCCCCCGGCAGGACAGAAAGGGCAAAATCATGA
- a CDS encoding alpha-D-ribose 1-methylphosphonate 5-triphosphate diphosphatase — protein sequence MPREYCIANARMVTADAVVEGHLCVRDGRIHAMDAGAPPVNGDIAVEDWEGDYLVPGLVELHTDNLEKHLMPRPKVIWPSARAAFLAHDAQMAAAGVTTVYDSVCIGETQDKGRYPMLRMAVDAFVGCTAGDPDKTDVRAEHRLHLRCELNDPNMWGMFEPLSATPGLGLISLMDHTPGQRQWRNTDAYRTYYSTTRSWTEEEFASNVAELQERQRVYTPLHTGMVTEFCAAHGVPMASHDDTTVDDVNLALGYGIVISEFPTTMEAARHARDNGMTVLMGSPNVVRGKSHSGNISALDVAREGLLSGLSSDYVPMSLLHGAFVLHREAGLSLPDAVSMVTRRPAQAVALTDRGELRPGLRADLVRVALHDDLPVAREVYVRGKKVF from the coding sequence ATGCCTCGTGAATATTGTATCGCCAATGCCCGCATGGTCACGGCCGACGCCGTTGTTGAAGGGCATCTCTGTGTACGCGACGGACGCATCCACGCCATGGACGCTGGCGCGCCGCCCGTAAACGGCGACATTGCCGTGGAAGACTGGGAGGGCGACTACCTTGTGCCCGGCCTGGTGGAACTGCATACGGACAATCTTGAAAAGCACCTCATGCCCCGGCCAAAGGTCATCTGGCCGTCGGCCCGTGCGGCCTTTCTGGCCCATGACGCGCAGATGGCGGCGGCCGGAGTCACCACGGTATATGATTCGGTGTGCATAGGCGAAACACAGGACAAGGGCCGTTACCCCATGCTGCGCATGGCCGTGGACGCCTTTGTGGGCTGCACTGCGGGCGACCCCGACAAAACGGACGTGCGGGCCGAGCACCGCCTGCACCTGCGCTGCGAGCTTAACGACCCCAACATGTGGGGCATGTTTGAGCCGCTGTCCGCCACGCCGGGGCTGGGGCTCATCTCGCTGATGGACCATACGCCCGGTCAGCGGCAATGGCGCAATACCGATGCCTACCGCACCTATTACAGCACCACGCGCTCCTGGACGGAAGAGGAGTTCGCCAGCAATGTGGCCGAACTGCAGGAGCGCCAGCGGGTTTACACCCCCCTGCACACCGGCATGGTCACAGAATTCTGTGCGGCGCACGGCGTGCCCATGGCCAGCCATGACGACACCACAGTGGACGACGTGAACCTGGCGCTGGGGTACGGCATCGTCATCAGCGAATTTCCCACCACTATGGAAGCCGCGCGGCACGCGCGCGACAACGGCATGACCGTGCTTATGGGCTCGCCCAACGTGGTGCGCGGCAAATCCCATTCCGGCAATATCAGCGCTCTGGACGTGGCCCGCGAAGGGCTGCTGAGCGGCCTTTCTTCCGACTATGTACCCATGAGCCTGCTGCACGGCGCTTTTGTCCTGCACCGCGAGGCCGGGCTTTCCCTGCCCGACGCCGTGAGCATGGTCACGCGCCGTCCGGCTCAGGCCGTGGCCCTGACGGACAGGGGCGAACTGCGCCCCGGCCTCAGGGCCGACCTTGTGCGCGTGGCCCTGCACGATGATCTGCCGGTAGCGCGCGAAGTCTACGTACGGGGCAAAAAGGTATTCTGA
- a CDS encoding DUF1045 domain-containing protein — MQYRYAVYYVPEEHSPLYSAGSALLGYDARTGQNVPTPCLPLPRDLPHDQPHDLSWESLVAEPTRYGLHATVVAPFFPLHSSEGALADTLRLFCKRMAAVRTPLRVVEHRGFLALMPDAPDVAGAPDAPNVAGRRAQAALRHMASEATRVFAPLRRPAPEAEILRRAKGLTARQLGLLRAWGYPYVFEEYDFHISLTGPATASPALCEVLAAYLADSIAQPQNVASLSLCRQPVDESHEPGKPCTGRFRVLESFPLTSVDSEQ, encoded by the coding sequence ATGCAATACCGTTACGCTGTTTATTACGTCCCAGAGGAACACAGCCCCCTTTACTCCGCCGGTTCCGCCCTGCTGGGCTACGACGCGCGCACCGGGCAGAACGTGCCCACCCCCTGCCTGCCCCTGCCGCGTGATCTGCCGCACGACCAGCCCCACGACCTTTCGTGGGAGTCCCTTGTGGCGGAACCCACGCGCTATGGCCTGCACGCCACGGTCGTGGCTCCCTTTTTTCCGCTGCACAGCAGCGAGGGCGCACTGGCCGACACCCTGCGCCTTTTCTGCAAACGCATGGCGGCGGTGCGCACCCCATTGCGGGTGGTGGAGCACAGAGGTTTTCTGGCGCTTATGCCGGATGCGCCGGATGTGGCGGGCGCGCCGGACGCGCCGAATGTGGCCGGCCGCAGAGCCCAGGCTGCCTTGCGTCACATGGCAAGTGAAGCCACACGCGTGTTCGCGCCACTGCGCAGGCCAGCGCCCGAAGCTGAAATACTGCGTCGGGCCAAAGGGCTGACCGCCCGGCAACTGGGCCTTCTGCGTGCCTGGGGATACCCGTATGTATTTGAAGAATATGACTTTCATATCAGTCTCACCGGGCCGGCAACGGCCTCGCCCGCCCTTTGCGAAGTGCTGGCCGCCTACCTTGCCGACTCCATAGCCCAGCCACAGAACGTGGCGAGCCTGAGTCTGTGCCGCCAGCCTGTGGACGAGAGTCATGAACCGGGAAAACCCTGTACCGGGCGGTTCAGGGTTCTGGAATCCTTTCCCCTGACCAGCGTGGACAGTGAGCAATGA
- the phnK gene encoding phosphonate C-P lyase system protein PhnK gives MTCLQCNDQAPLLRVINATHYYGGRKGCADVSFDLWPGEVVAIVGESGSGKSTLLSLISGRLPLTSGAVVYRDSQGRDRDMASMAEGERRRLLRTEWGFVHQNPRDGLRMRVSAGGNIGERLMACGARRYDDIRQTGHDWLHRVEIPVERLDDRPTAYSGGMQQRLQIARNLVSSPRLVFMDEPTGGLDVSVQAKLLDLLRHLVRDLGLAVVLVTHDLAVARLLADRLLVMRSGGVVEEGLADQVLDDPHHPYTQLLVSSILQG, from the coding sequence ATGACCTGCCTTCAATGCAACGATCAGGCCCCGCTGCTGCGGGTGATCAACGCCACCCACTACTACGGCGGGCGCAAAGGCTGCGCCGACGTCTCTTTTGATCTCTGGCCCGGCGAGGTGGTGGCCATTGTGGGCGAGTCCGGTTCCGGCAAGAGCACCCTGTTGAGCCTAATTTCCGGCAGGCTGCCCCTGACTTCCGGCGCTGTCGTATACCGCGACTCTCAGGGGCGTGACCGCGACATGGCCTCCATGGCGGAAGGCGAACGCCGCAGGCTGCTGCGCACCGAATGGGGCTTTGTACACCAGAACCCCCGCGACGGCCTGCGCATGCGCGTCAGCGCGGGCGGCAACATAGGCGAACGCCTGATGGCCTGCGGCGCACGCCGCTATGATGACATACGCCAGACCGGGCACGACTGGCTGCACCGGGTTGAAATTCCTGTAGAACGGCTGGATGACCGGCCCACGGCCTATTCCGGCGGCATGCAGCAACGCCTGCAGATAGCCCGCAACCTGGTGTCCTCGCCCCGGCTGGTTTTTATGGACGAGCCCACGGGCGGCCTGGACGTTTCCGTTCAGGCCAAGCTGCTGGACCTGCTGCGCCATCTCGTGCGCGACCTGGGTCTGGCCGTGGTGCTGGTGACCCACGACCTGGCCGTGGCGCGGCTGCTGGCCGACAGGCTGCTGGTCATGCGCAGCGGCGGCGTGGTGGAGGAAGGGCTTGCCGACCAGGTGCTCGACGACCCCCACCATCCCTACACCCAACTGCTTGTTTCTTCCATTTTGCAAGGATAG